Below is a genomic region from Dryobates pubescens isolate bDryPub1 chromosome 1, bDryPub1.pri, whole genome shotgun sequence.
ccttaaaaacatcctgggatgaagcttctaccacctccttaagcaacctgttccagtgtctcacgtccctcatggtgaagaacttcatcctgacatctaatctaaatctaccctcctctagcttggatccattccctctagtcctatcactacccaacaccctaagaagtccttcaccagcttttctgtaggcccccttcaaatatcggaaggccacaacaaggtctcctcaaaaccttctcttctccaaaatgaacaacctcaactctttcagcctgtcctcacaggagaagtgctccagccctctgatcatccctgtggccctactctggacacattccagcagtgGGGTAGAGCTCTATGAGAAATTTTGTTATGAAGAGAAGGTGGCACTGAGGGTTCTGCTTCCTCTTTTCTGTGTGTGCAAAGGAGGAGATGCAGTTGACGCATTTCTAGAACACCTGTGTAACCTTCAGAAGCAGAGATAAAATTAGAAATGCAGAATTATTTAAACTATCTTGCCTTGGTGAATATTCTGTTGGGCAGATAGATTTGTTTTCCCCTGTATTCCCCGCCTGCCCCCCATTATGTAAATACTACAGAAGGAAAGGTACTTCAAGTCTAGACTGTTCAAAGTTTCCTTTCACGGTGCTCTTAATGCCTGCACTGCAGGGAAATGCCATTAATTCTTAGAATCATCTAGCCTACATAAGaaatcccttttctttcttcttcctgagGTAGGTAATTATTAAAGAATTGGCATCTCATATGAGACTGCCCAACTTGAAGACTGCCTATGTTTGAAATTCTGTTTTCAAGATGTTTAAGTATGCAGAGGACTTTTGGGGGTTCTTCCCTCGGAGATGAATTCCACATGCAAGAGGTGGGTTTTATTTGCtcctttatttactttttttcctttttttccctgcattaTATGTATTTTGGACTCCATCAAGACTCAGGTGCTGGTGTTGCTTCACTGTTGGAAAATATTCGTGTGTTTTGAAAGTTCAGTGAAAATGATCATCTGAATGTTGAATTtcaatgaagaagaaaaggaaaaaaaatggttaaTATGGCAATTTTAACTCTGCCAACTCTTAATGCTATCATAAAATAgggttggaggagaggagaagctgtTGTTCCTTAATACTGCTTTGTTGCACCTATCTGTCCCTTTTGCATAGCTTGTACAGTAAATTAAAACTCATCCGGCAATGGGGCATGGACAGAGAGTATCTTCCTGTTTTGTTCTCCCTTTAGAACATTTCTTGCTTCGTTCCTCATGTCCATCTTGCCCTGGGGGAAGATGCTCCAGACAGCTTCTGATCAAATGTTACTTAACTCAAGAGGTTCTTTACCAGCCTGGACCCTGATGAACAGGATTAGCTGTCCTTTGAAGGAAGCCTGATCAGATTTCCTTGTGCTGGTTCTTCCTGTGAGTGATACAGCACTTTGACCAGCCATCTCACTTTCATTCCTCTTCTCAGATGCCACAGCACAACTTTCTGAAGGCAGAATTTGACCTCCCAATTGGGTTCTGTTGAAGTAGACATATATACTTCACTGATTTATCCTTTTATTGCTTTTGGTGATCCATCACACACATTTTTACTTTGCTTAATTAAAAGCAGACCTGACTAAGCTTGGTAAGAGACTTGGAGTGGAAAGGGTGAGCTTTGATATCAGTTAATCAAATTATTAGGGACTGACATACATTATAACCTAGAGCTGAAAAAACAACACTTTTGTATTTAACAAAAGAttacacaggggcagaatttTAGAGCTttagtgttttgggtttgttttttttgattcccccctccaaaaaaaaaaaaaatcagcaaatcagcacaggaaaaaaagattggGGAAGTTTGTCCCCaaggttgtgtgtgtgttgtgttaAATGCTTGACAACAAGATAGTAATGGCCAGGTGATGGTTTTCTATAATAGGAATGATGTCTCTCCAAATCTGTGTAGGCTATTGAAAGACATGGCCAGACTTTAATTTTGCTTGACTATTTTCCATGTCCACAAGATCTTTCCctacctgattttttttctttttttgatccTTAGAATGAGACTTCTTGTTCCTCACTGTTTCTAGAAAGATTCTTTGTCAACTATGATGTCATTTAGAAATTAAAGCAAATTTCCTAGGACACTTAGGAGTCTTTGCAAGTGTCAGTATCTTTTGGGTACCACTGCTTCATATCTAGTGTCTGATTTTGCTGGGGTTTTCCTGTTGATGTGCTCCTCACTAGACTGGCATTATGATATTCATGAGGCAGTGTCATTCCTCCTCGAGATTCCTGGCTTGCTGGAAAAATGGACTCTGTTTTATGCTGCATCAAAGATAAAGCTGATCAGCTACTCTGGTGGGGGATGCATGGCCATGTGCTGGGTCTTTGATGCATGAAGATGAATATCCTTTATCTCTTCTGAGTGAAGAGGTTGCTTTTGCACTGGTTCCTGTGAGGGTCCATAAGACTTTTGGAGGTCTGTCCCCAGATGTATGTGGACATGGGGTGTatggaaagagcagctgagaggctTGTTCTGTTTTCAGAGGTTTGTTGTATTCTCCTTTACTCCTAAATGCATCAAAGTCTATTTGtactggttttgtgtttttccagATTGTTGAGAAATTTGCATTTCTTAACATCTCTGTGTTTTGGGATTTTTTAGCTTATCACTGATTGCATTCCTCTTAGAAAGGAATGAATGTCTACTTAGCTGAGAAAATCAAACACTGGACTTAAAAGAATGGGGGTGATGGGGATTGATAAGAACATAGATTAtagaggaaaaaatgaaataatttttatatCAAATTTAATTTCAGTAATAAAAAGCAAATTCAACAGTTGGACAGCTTCATCAAATtccaaacattttcttttcatagGGCTGGACTTGTCACCCCTGAGCCATATTGGAGCAGAAAACCAATATATGCTTCTGTGTTACAGTgaaaaatcaagataaacctGGAAAGCATAATGGGACCCCATACAAATATCAATACTCTTGCTTATGTCTTTACTTTCACTCTGTGGGAGAATATCCAGTCAACTGTGGAAAATGAATTCATTGCAAATTATTCAAGCAGTTTGCTAACTAATGTTCCAAAGAACATTCCAGTCCATACTCACATATTAGATTTATCCCATAACAGGATCTCAGGACTTAGTATCACagaatttatttctctttctggccTTCAAGTATTAAACCTTTCTTATAATCAAATTACTGAGCTTGACTTTAATGTCTTCATTTTTAATGAAGGTCTAGAATACTTAGATTTATCTCATAATAACATGCTGATAATTTCCTGTCAAACTCTTGCCTATCTTAGACATCTAGATCTTTCTTTCAATAGCTTCACCTCCATGCCTGTCTGTCAGGAATTTGGCAACATGTTTCACCTGGAGTACCTAGGATTAAGTGCCACAATGATACGAAGGTCAGACTTCAGGCGTATCATGCATTTGCAGCTGCACACTGTCTTCCTAACTTTAGAAGACTTTTCTCTGTATGAGCCTCAGAGTCTGACAGTCTTGAACACAAGAAGGCTTCAAGTTGTTTATGCAGCAAACCAGAACTTCAATTTTTCCCTCTTGTATGATGGAATGAGCAGTTCAGAAAACCTGAAAATAGTTAACTTAAGATATGCCTTGAGCTACaaagatttccctgctccttccctagCACTTCTGCAGAAAATCAAGACAAAAGCTCTGGTGCTTGACACTGTGGActtgcaatgggcaatcattttACAAATTTTCCTGCTGATTTGGAATTCACCTGTAGAGCACCTCACTGTGAGACATTTGACCTTTCGGGgacccctggcagagctgacaGAACATGACTTTCTTCCCTTATTAATCTCTCTGGAACAATTAATCTCTTTGGGGGGCTCCATGAAAGTGCTGACTTTGGAGCACGTTCGTAATAAGCTCTATTATTTTAACCAGGGGATCCTCTACAGAGAGTTTTCAGAGATGGATATTGCCAGTTTGACAATATATGATGCATATATGCCCCACATGCTCTGCCCCAACAGAACCAGCTCATTTCAGTACTTAAATTTTTCCCACAATACCCTGACAGATGAGTTGTTCcagaactgtggcactctgaCAAATCTGAAATCACTTATTCTGAAGAGGAACAAATTTGAGAGCCTTCGCAAGGTAAGCTTCATGACGAGCTACATGAAGTCGCTGCAACGTTTGGACATGAGCAACAACCTGCTGAGTCACGACGGGGCTGCAGTGCAGTGCCGCTGGGCCAAGTCTCTGACAGAGCTGGACCTGTCCTCAAACCAGCTGACGGATACCGTGTTTGAGTGCCTGCCGGTCAACATCGCCAAACTGGACCTCCAAAACAATCAGATCACCAGTGTGCCCGTGGgcatggctgagctgcaggcctTGAAGGAGCTGAACCTGGCCTCCAACAGGCTGGCTGACCTGCCAGGCTGCGGCAGCTTTacgtccctggagctgctgaacGTGGAGCTGAATTTGATCCTCAGCCCTTCTGCCGACTTCTTCCAGAGCTGCccgagggtgagggagctgcaggccgGGCACAACCCGTTCAAGTGTTCGTGTGAGCTGCAGGACTTTGTCCGCCTGGAGAGGCGCTCTGGGGGGAAGCTGTCTGACTGGCCGTCGGCGTACGTGTGCGAGTACCCGGAGGGCTTGCGAGGCACGCAGCTGAAGGACTTCCACCTGACGGAGCTGGCTTGCAACaccgtgctgctgctggtgacagctctgctgctgacgctggtgctggtggccgcGGTGGCCTTTCTGTGCATCTACCTGGACGTGCCGTGGTACGTGCGGATGACGTGGCAGTGGACGCAGACGAAGCGGAGAGCTCGGCACCAGCGGCCCGAAGAGCAGGAGACCGCCCTGCAGTTCCATGCCTTCATTTCCTACAGCGAGCGCGATTCCTTGTGGGTGAAGAACGAGCTGATCCCCCAcctggagaagggggagggcTGCATCCGCCTGTGCCAGCATGAGAGGAACTTTGTTCCTGGCAAGAGCATTGTGGAGAACATCGTCAACTGCATTGAGAAGAGCTACAAGTCGGTCTTTGTCTTGTCCCCCAACTTTGTGCAGAGCGAGTGGTGTCACTACGAGCTGTATTTTGCCCACCACAAGTTGTTCAGTGAGAATTCCAACAGCTTAATCCTCATTTTGCTGGAGCCCATTGCTCCGTACATGATCCCTGCCAGGTATCACAAGCTGAAGGCTCTCATGGCCAAGCGAACCTACCTGGAGTGGCCGAAGGAGAGGGGCAAGCATGCTCTCTTCTGGGCTAACCTGAGGGCAGCTATTAGCATTAATCTGCCAATGTCCTTTGAAGCACATGAGGAGCAGAGTGATGTTACTTCTACTAGCAGTATAGGTCAGTGTGCAAATAACTGAGTGGAGTCTCTTGCATTAAATCAATTTTTAATAGTTTTTTACAGTATTCCTAGTTTTTAGCAACATCATTGTGATATGTACAGAAATTGCTATTGCCTGTTGTAGTCATGAAAGTAGTCAGAAGTCTTCTGTTGTTGCCCATCATGAACAAAGAGGAGAGAGACATTTTCAGAGTGACTATACTTATTTTTGTCAT
It encodes:
- the LOC104296729 gene encoding toll-like receptor 6, with product MGPHTNINTLAYVFTFTLWENIQSTVENEFIANYSSSLLTNVPKNIPVHTHILDLSHNRISGLSITEFISLSGLQVLNLSYNQITELDFNVFIFNEGLEYLDLSHNNMLIISCQTLAYLRHLDLSFNSFTSMPVCQEFGNMFHLEYLGLSATMIRRSDFRRIMHLQLHTVFLTLEDFSLYEPQSLTVLNTRRLQVVYAANQNFNFSLLYDGMSSSENLKIVNLRYALSYKDFPAPSLALLQKIKTKALVLDTVDLQWAIILQIFLLIWNSPVEHLTVRHLTFRGPLAELTEHDFLPLLISLEQLISLGGSMKVLTLEHVRNKLYYFNQGILYREFSEMDIASLTIYDAYMPHMLCPNRTSSFQYLNFSHNTLTDELFQNCGTLTNLKSLILKRNKFESLRKVSFMTSYMKSLQRLDMSNNLLSHDGAAVQCRWAKSLTELDLSSNQLTDTVFECLPVNIAKLDLQNNQITSVPVGMAELQALKELNLASNRLADLPGCGSFTSLELLNVELNLILSPSADFFQSCPRVRELQAGHNPFKCSCELQDFVRLERRSGGKLSDWPSAYVCEYPEGLRGTQLKDFHLTELACNTVLLLVTALLLTLVLVAAVAFLCIYLDVPWYVRMTWQWTQTKRRARHQRPEEQETALQFHAFISYSERDSLWVKNELIPHLEKGEGCIRLCQHERNFVPGKSIVENIVNCIEKSYKSVFVLSPNFVQSEWCHYELYFAHHKLFSENSNSLILILLEPIAPYMIPARYHKLKALMAKRTYLEWPKERGKHALFWANLRAAISINLPMSFEAHEEQSDVTSTSSIGQCANN